Genomic DNA from Buchnera aphidicola:
AAATATAATTAGTACATTATTTGAGCGCGTTAAAAATATACATCAAACAATTATTTCTGTACATTGCCATAATGATCTTGGAATGGCTGTCGGCAATTCTATTAGCGCTATTGAAGCGGGAGCTGGTCAGATAGAAGGAGCGATGAATGGGTTGGGTGAGCGCGCGGGAAACGCCGCTCTAGAAGAAGTTATTCTAGCTTTAAAGGTACATGAAAATATTTTGCGTACGAGAACTAATATTAATTTAAAAGAAATTTATAAAACCAGTAAAATTATAAGTCAATTTTGTAATATGCCTATTCCATCCAATAAAGCAATTATTGGTAAAAATGCTTTTTCACACTCTTCTGGAATTCATCAAGATGGAGTACTAAAAAACAGAGAAAATTATGAAATTATCAATCCCAAAAATATTGGTTTAAATCATTGTCAATTCAATTTAACATCTCGATCAGGTCGAGCGGCTGTAAAACATCGTATGAAAGAAATGGGGTATCAAAAAAATGATTTTAATTTAAATGAACTATACACTGACTTTTTAAAGCTTGCTGATAAAAAAGGACAAATCTTTGATTATGATCTAGAAGCGTTAGCGTTTTTTAAAAGACAACAAAACACTGAGGAATATTATAAATTAGAATATTTTGATGTACAATCTAAATTATCTGGTTTATCCGTTGCTTCTATCGTGTTAATCTGCGGTTCGCAAACGAATATTCAAAAAGCAACAACGAGTAACGGACCGGTGGATGCAATTTATCAAGCCTTAAATAAAGCTACTTTATACCCTCTAGTGTTAAAAAAATTTTCTTTAACCGCTAACAGTGAAGGAAAAGATGCTTTAGGCAAAGTTGATATTGTGGTTCAATATAAAAATCGTAATTTTCATGGGGTAGGCTTAGCAACAGATATTATCGAAGCTTCAGCCCAAGCTATGGTCAATGCTCTTAATTATATCTGGAAATCAACACAAGTAGATAAAGAAATAAAGCGTTTAAATAAACAATAATTAAAAAAACATTAAAGTAAAAAAATAATTTTTAGAGAAATAGGTGTAATTAAAAAAAAAGCAGTCTAACCTTATAAAGA
This window encodes:
- the leuA gene encoding 2-isopropylmalate synthase yields the protein MKKKIIIFDTTLRDGEQALQASLTSNEKLQIALALEQMRVDVMEVGFPISSPGDFESVQSISKIIKNSRICSLARCLPQDIDAAAKAMKPATDFRIHLFLGTSKLHTSSKLKKSFNEITDMAIASIKRAKRYTDDVEFSCEDAGRTSLKKLCQIVEAVIDAGATTVNIPDTVGYTTPTQFKNIISTLFERVKNIHQTIISVHCHNDLGMAVGNSISAIEAGAGQIEGAMNGLGERAGNAALEEVILALKVHENILRTRTNINLKEIYKTSKIISQFCNMPIPSNKAIIGKNAFSHSSGIHQDGVLKNRENYEIINPKNIGLNHCQFNLTSRSGRAAVKHRMKEMGYQKNDFNLNELYTDFLKLADKKGQIFDYDLEALAFFKRQQNTEEYYKLEYFDVQSKLSGLSVASIVLICGSQTNIQKATTSNGPVDAIYQALNKATLYPLVLKKFSLTANSEGKDALGKVDIVVQYKNRNFHGVGLATDIIEASAQAMVNALNYIWKSTQVDKEIKRLNKQ